The following proteins are co-located in the Planococcus plakortidis genome:
- a CDS encoding Rrf2 family transcriptional regulator: protein MSISSRFAVGIHILALIDLNKETASSSEFIAGSVNTNAAVIRKIMGMLKKAGLIEVQPGVAGAKLSRELSEITLFDIYKAVNVVEENELFSIHDKPHPDCVVGKNIQSTIEPIFMAAQSAMEKVFQNLTLEDIVKDIEAKEHIQ from the coding sequence ATGTCCATCAGCAGCCGATTCGCCGTCGGAATCCACATACTGGCGTTAATTGATTTGAATAAAGAAACCGCCTCTTCTTCCGAATTTATCGCAGGCAGTGTCAACACCAATGCAGCGGTCATCAGAAAGATCATGGGAATGCTGAAAAAAGCAGGATTGATCGAAGTGCAGCCAGGGGTGGCGGGCGCTAAACTGTCGAGAGAGTTATCGGAAATCACGCTGTTCGATATTTACAAGGCAGTCAACGTGGTCGAAGAGAACGAATTATTCAGCATTCACGACAAGCCGCATCCTGATTGCGTAGTCGGCAAAAACATCCAAAGCACCATCGAGCCGATCTTCATGGCCGCCCAGTCGGCGATGGAAAAAGTGTTCCAGAACCTGACGCTCGAAGACATCGTGAAA